The following are from one region of the Petrotoga mobilis SJ95 genome:
- a CDS encoding biotin/lipoyl-containing protein — MKRKFKVTINNKTYEVEVEEIGSEIANEEKTKETEERVSEKEQFNEIPKAVVEKKAEKRGKKKVEKKQKDEEEKVPEEPNKRETDSGYEVKAPLPGVINEINVKEGQSVKAGDKLVIIEAMKMENEIPAENDGIVEKILVKRGDNVEGDQTLMIIR, encoded by the coding sequence TTGAAAAGAAAATTCAAAGTTACTATAAACAATAAAACCTATGAGGTTGAAGTTGAGGAAATAGGCTCTGAAATTGCTAACGAAGAAAAAACAAAAGAAACAGAAGAAAGAGTCTCTGAAAAAGAGCAATTTAATGAGATCCCCAAAGCTGTTGTCGAGAAAAAAGCTGAAAAAAGGGGCAAGAAAAAAGTTGAGAAAAAACAAAAAGATGAAGAGGAAAAGGTCCCTGAGGAGCCAAATAAAAGGGAAACAGACTCAGGTTATGAGGTCAAAGCTCCCCTTCCAGGAGTAATCAACGAAATAAATGTGAAAGAAGGTCAGAGCGTCAAAGCTGGAGATAAGCTTGTCATAATCGAAGCAATGAAGATGGAAAATGAAATACCAGCCGAAAACGACGGTATAGTTGAAAAAATTTTGGTAAAAAGAGGGGACAACGTCGAAGGTGATCAAACATTAATGATTATAAGGTAA
- a CDS encoding potassium channel family protein, producing MNETLTLKIRRFVISIIIFVLIVFTGTVGYMILEDWAFLDSLFFTIITLSTVGYDIPADLSGVSHIFTMALILSGITVVLYSLSTLTSFIVEGEMRNVLEVRKRMKKIDGMNNHYIVVGAGKTGFFVCQNLLKEKKDFVLLDKSEERAQQFLKEINEEIPYFIGDAKNETVLEEVGVKRADSIILTLPSDVDNLFVALTVKSIVPKINIISKVNDPESVKKLSYAGINKIVLESEISGNRLAYMATRPNIVSFLETIIHTPEKDLQLEEVDIPKNSWVIGKSLKEIALPDKVDMIVIAVRKKDNNSIFNPKANTIIEEGDVIIVLGEDSKIKRLREIVEQDSYQLR from the coding sequence ATGAATGAAACTCTAACTTTGAAAATAAGACGATTTGTGATATCGATTATAATTTTTGTTCTAATAGTCTTTACAGGAACGGTAGGTTATATGATACTGGAAGATTGGGCTTTTTTAGACTCTCTATTTTTTACTATAATCACCTTGAGTACCGTTGGATACGATATACCTGCCGATCTATCGGGAGTTTCACATATATTTACAATGGCATTGATCCTCTCTGGAATAACGGTAGTTTTATACTCTCTTTCAACCCTAACCTCCTTCATTGTTGAGGGTGAGATGAGAAACGTTTTGGAGGTAAGAAAAAGAATGAAAAAAATAGATGGTATGAATAATCATTATATTGTTGTAGGAGCCGGTAAAACGGGATTTTTTGTCTGTCAAAATCTGTTAAAAGAGAAAAAAGATTTTGTCTTGTTGGATAAATCAGAAGAAAGAGCACAACAATTTCTAAAAGAAATAAATGAGGAAATTCCATATTTTATTGGTGACGCAAAAAATGAAACGGTGCTGGAAGAAGTTGGAGTCAAAAGAGCTGATAGCATCATATTAACCCTACCGTCCGATGTGGATAACTTGTTTGTTGCTTTAACGGTGAAAAGTATAGTACCTAAAATCAACATCATCTCAAAAGTCAACGATCCCGAATCGGTGAAGAAACTATCTTATGCTGGAATCAACAAGATTGTTCTTGAATCTGAAATCTCTGGTAATAGATTAGCCTATATGGCAACTCGGCCTAATATTGTATCATTTCTTGAAACGATCATTCATACGCCAGAAAAAGATTTACAGCTGGAAGAGGTTGATATACCCAAAAACTCTTGGGTAATTGGTAAATCCCTTAAGGAAATAGCCCTACCCGACAAGGTAGATATGATTGTGATAGCCGTAAGAAAAAAGGATAATAACAGCATATTCAATCCTAAGGCAAATACCATAATAGAAGAGGGAGACGTGATAATAGTACTGGGGGAAGACTCTAAAATTAAAAGATTGAGAGAGATAGTTGAGCAAGATAGTTACCAGCTAAGATGA
- the meaB gene encoding methylmalonyl Co-A mutase-associated GTPase MeaB gives MQWAEKYEQLLPKFKAHNNTALAKMISLLEDNYSQTWEIISRLHSDIQPKNSYVIGVTGSPGVGKSSFISRLVSFYSNKGQNIGIILIDPSSPFSGGAFLGDRVRMFDLTNASNVYIRSIASRGAMGGVCNSIYDIIDVMKAFGFDTIIIETVGTGQSEIDIFYACDTTLLILSPDSGDEIQIYKAGIMEIADCYIVNKIDLPNSKRFLMYLENYLDSRNEDHKKVFGVSSIENKGFEKVYEWLESNREYFQNLNLKENLRKKSRVKNYLFHLIENYLEGYSLENQDADSLKKDVIAFICEEEGNDGAKN, from the coding sequence TTGCAATGGGCAGAAAAGTATGAACAATTACTTCCAAAATTTAAAGCCCATAATAACACCGCTTTAGCAAAGATGATTTCTCTATTAGAAGACAATTATTCACAAACCTGGGAAATTATTTCTAGATTACATTCGGATATTCAACCAAAAAATTCATATGTAATAGGTGTTACAGGTAGTCCTGGCGTTGGAAAAAGCTCTTTTATTTCAAGATTGGTCTCATTTTATTCCAACAAAGGTCAGAATATCGGAATAATACTGATAGATCCTAGCAGCCCTTTCAGTGGTGGGGCTTTTTTGGGAGATAGGGTAAGAATGTTTGATTTAACCAATGCTTCTAACGTTTACATTAGAAGTATAGCAAGTAGAGGAGCAATGGGGGGAGTTTGCAATTCGATTTATGATATCATTGATGTAATGAAGGCATTTGGCTTCGATACAATAATCATAGAAACGGTGGGAACCGGTCAATCAGAGATCGATATATTCTATGCTTGTGACACAACTCTTTTAATATTATCTCCTGATTCTGGTGATGAAATTCAAATTTATAAGGCAGGAATAATGGAAATAGCCGATTGTTATATTGTCAACAAGATAGATCTTCCTAATTCCAAAAGATTTTTAATGTACTTGGAAAATTATTTAGATTCACGGAACGAAGATCATAAAAAGGTTTTTGGCGTTAGCTCAATTGAAAACAAAGGATTTGAAAAAGTTTACGAATGGTTAGAATCAAACAGAGAATACTTTCAAAACCTTAATTTAAAAGAAAATTTAAGAAAAAAAAGTCGAGTTAAAAACTATCTTTTCCATCTGATAGAAAATTACTTGGAAGGTTATTCTTTAGAAAATCAAGATGCCGATTCCCTTAAAAAAGACGTTATAGCATTCATCTGTGAAGAGGAGGGAAACGATGGAGCCAAAAATTGA
- a CDS encoding OadG family transporter subunit encodes MKNVWIISLMGISIVFLLLIILMVIIWLFRFFFKSNTNNSSGKSSLEKPQKEYIKPPQVKRIENDEKSDEEELFAIVSAITSYLADKEFKIESIKEVPNKELKLEKKIKTRWMKHQPSISWRPYYNKKWR; translated from the coding sequence ATGAAAAATGTATGGATTATTTCATTAATGGGAATATCTATAGTCTTTCTATTGCTAATAATTTTAATGGTGATCATTTGGCTTTTCCGTTTTTTCTTTAAAAGTAATACTAATAATTCGTCAGGTAAATCAAGTTTAGAAAAACCTCAAAAAGAGTACATAAAACCACCACAGGTCAAAAGAATTGAAAATGACGAGAAAAGTGATGAAGAAGAACTGTTTGCTATCGTTTCGGCTATAACCAGTTATCTTGCTGACAAAGAATTCAAAATTGAAAGCATTAAAGAAGTTCCAAATAAAGAGTTGAAATTGGAAAAGAAAATTAAAACAAGGTGGATGAAACACCAACCTTCTATTTCTTGGAGACCTTATTACAACAAAAAGTGGAGGTAA
- a CDS encoding acyl-CoA carboxylase subunit beta, producing the protein MPDEELIQKIEELRKKKDSLLLGGGEERIEKQHKMGKLTARERIDALVDEGTFEEIDMLVKHRCTYFDLDKKEFPYDGVVTGFGEINGKKVAIFSQDFTIQGGSLGEMHAKKIMKLQDLAMKYGIPLIGINDSGGARIQEAVDALYGYGGIFYRNTQASGVIPQITVIAGPCAGGAVYSPAITDFVIMVDQTSQMFITGPQVIKTVTGEDIDKENLGGGKIHNSKSGVAHLLAKDDGQAMELVRKLLSYIPSNNVDPVEPIDYDKNYELPEEINEIVSPNPKKSYDVKDLINLVFDPGSFFEIHPHFAKNIVVGFARLEGKSVGIIANQPKILAGSLDIDASDKAARFIRFCDSFNIPIITFVDTPGYLPGVSQEHGGIIRHGAKLLYAYSESTVPMITVILRKAYGGAYIAMASQHLGADFVFAYPTAEIAVMGSEGAANIIFAKEIESSENPEERRKRRVEEYKERFANPYEAASRGYIEDVIEPIETRRRLATSLSIAYSKVKPTPSKKHGNIPL; encoded by the coding sequence ATGCCAGATGAAGAACTAATTCAAAAAATAGAAGAGTTGAGAAAAAAGAAAGACTCCCTTCTTCTTGGTGGAGGGGAAGAGAGAATAGAGAAACAACATAAAATGGGTAAATTAACCGCCCGTGAGAGAATAGACGCTCTTGTAGATGAAGGTACTTTCGAAGAAATCGATATGTTAGTTAAACATAGATGTACATACTTTGATTTAGATAAAAAAGAGTTTCCATACGATGGAGTTGTCACAGGATTTGGAGAGATCAACGGCAAAAAAGTTGCAATTTTTTCCCAAGATTTCACCATTCAAGGTGGATCCCTTGGAGAAATGCATGCAAAGAAAATAATGAAATTACAAGATTTGGCTATGAAATACGGTATACCTTTAATCGGAATAAATGACTCTGGCGGAGCTAGAATACAGGAAGCTGTTGATGCCCTATATGGTTACGGTGGAATCTTTTATAGAAATACCCAGGCTTCTGGTGTAATTCCTCAAATAACCGTTATAGCCGGCCCGTGTGCAGGAGGGGCGGTTTACTCCCCAGCGATAACTGATTTTGTAATTATGGTGGATCAAACTTCACAAATGTTTATCACAGGCCCTCAGGTTATAAAAACTGTGACTGGCGAGGACATTGATAAAGAGAATTTGGGAGGGGGTAAGATTCATAACTCAAAAAGCGGTGTCGCCCACCTTTTGGCAAAAGACGATGGGCAAGCCATGGAACTTGTCAGAAAGTTACTTTCTTACATACCTTCAAACAATGTTGATCCTGTAGAACCAATTGATTACGATAAAAATTATGAATTACCCGAAGAAATAAACGAAATAGTCTCACCTAACCCGAAAAAAAGTTATGATGTAAAAGATTTAATCAATTTAGTATTTGATCCAGGGTCTTTTTTTGAAATTCATCCTCATTTTGCCAAAAATATTGTCGTAGGCTTTGCAAGATTGGAAGGAAAATCTGTGGGGATAATAGCCAATCAACCAAAAATCTTGGCAGGTTCTCTCGATATCGATGCTTCCGATAAAGCAGCCAGATTTATAAGATTTTGTGACTCTTTTAATATACCTATTATCACCTTTGTTGACACACCTGGATACTTACCAGGAGTATCTCAAGAACACGGTGGAATAATTAGACATGGAGCAAAGCTATTGTATGCTTATTCTGAATCCACCGTTCCTATGATCACAGTAATTTTAAGAAAAGCCTATGGTGGGGCTTATATTGCAATGGCTTCACAACATTTGGGCGCTGATTTTGTGTTTGCATACCCAACAGCGGAAATAGCTGTTATGGGATCAGAGGGTGCCGCAAACATTATCTTCGCTAAAGAGATTGAAAGTTCTGAAAATCCCGAAGAAAGGAGAAAAAGACGCGTTGAAGAATACAAAGAGCGGTTTGCAAATCCCTATGAAGCAGCTTCTAGGGGCTATATAGAAGATGTTATAGAACCCATCGAAACAAGAAGAAGGTTAGCTACTTCTCTTTCCATAGCTTACTCAAAAGTAAAACCGACTCCATCTAAAAAGCATGGAAATATTCCGTTATGA
- the mce gene encoding methylmalonyl-CoA epimerase has product MEPKIDHIGIAVNSIEEAFKLYRDLLHIEKSTEEILEDRGIKVTFLYIKDVRIELMEPMREDSEISNFLKKRGEGFHHIAFQVDNIKMVLENAKKMGYKTLSDEPNRGAGGSLVFFLHPKSANGILTEFVEYQK; this is encoded by the coding sequence ATGGAGCCAAAAATTGACCACATCGGAATTGCTGTCAATTCCATAGAAGAAGCATTCAAGTTGTATAGGGACCTACTTCACATTGAAAAGAGCACTGAAGAGATCCTTGAAGATAGGGGTATAAAAGTTACCTTTTTGTACATAAAAGATGTTAGAATAGAACTTATGGAGCCTATGAGAGAAGACTCTGAAATATCAAATTTTTTAAAAAAACGAGGCGAGGGATTCCACCACATCGCATTTCAAGTAGATAACATTAAAATGGTCTTAGAAAACGCAAAAAAAATGGGTTACAAAACCTTATCTGATGAGCCTAATCGAGGAGCAGGTGGAAGTTTAGTTTTCTTTTTACATCCAAAATCTGCTAACGGTATTTTAACCGAGTTTGTTGAATATCAAAAATAG